Within Anopheles ziemanni chromosome 2, idAnoZiCoDA_A2_x.2, whole genome shotgun sequence, the genomic segment CAACTCGCCACCGTAGCTGTGGCGCATGTGAATTCAGTGCTGACCGGATTGCGTCGCCTGTTTTTAGTAGAGGATCTCGTCGATTCGATCAAGTTTGGCGTTTTGCTTTATTGGCTCACTTATGTGGGTGCCATTTTCAATGGCATCACCTGCGTTATGATTGGTAAGCTGGTTGTGCGAAATGTTTGTGAACATTCTTATTATTACTGTTTTAAATACTTACAGGCTACGTAGCATTGTTCACCCTGCCAAAGGTGTATGAAAATAACAAGCAATCTGTCGACACCCATATAGAACTCGTTCGAAGCAAACTTCAAGAGATAACAGAAAAGTAAGACACAATGAAGCATATAGGCGAGAAATAGTTCTTGGTGAATTAAATACCTTTTTTTCAGGGTCAAAGCTGCTGTTCCCCTGGgcaagaaaacggaaactgagaaaacaaagtaAGAGCATACCATCCTTTGTGCATGACGAACATCTTTGGAGAAGCATTCAAGATTATTAAGGGCATACAGAGCCAACAATGCGAAGAATAATTGCTAAAGAGGATATTATTAagattcgaatatttgctgtTGTTTGTGATTTGCTTTTGAAGTTTTTCGCgaagttttcatttaaaaaccaGCTTTTTTAAACATCATACAACGTAACGATGAGAGATACAAATCAAAATTTTAATGTCCATCGGCTTCTCTACCCAATACACAAGTAAAGCATAAGAACTTAATGAAGAGCGGATGAACAATAGCAACCAGGAACGTGTGCGCACGAATGAAGTCGTTACTGAGATTATGTGGCCCCTTCTTATCGGAAGAGCTAGTGTTACACTctgaagaaaatataaaataataagaaaTTGTGTGTGATTGTAATGAAATTCCGCGTTACGTATGCTTTGTTGCCAAGGCTTAGGGtgccatgttttgttttcagacCCTCTTGTGTCTTAATTGTGAGTATAATGTATCgccgttggttttgtttgtcttttaaCCTTCTTCTCGAGCCTTCATTTACGAGAGAAAAGTTGACATTTCACTGAAATGTAGTAATGCTAGCTGTAGTCAAATACACTCCATGTAGAATTTTGCAGCACATGC encodes:
- the LOC131281548 gene encoding reticulon-3-A isoform X4, which codes for MAEFLRDLRILGASDFTKDGLESLIYWRDVKKSGVVFGGGLALLLAMSLFSLISVFSYLSLLLLFGTISFRIYKNVLQAVQKTAEGHPFKEYLDMDLTLSQEKVQQLATVAVAHVNSVLTGLRRLFLVEDLVDSIKFGVLLYWLTYVGAIFNGITCVMIGYVALFTLPKVYENNKQSVDTHIELVRSKLQEITEKVKAAVPLGKKTETEKTK